Genomic window (Elgaria multicarinata webbii isolate HBS135686 ecotype San Diego chromosome 16, rElgMul1.1.pri, whole genome shotgun sequence):
ccaggctggggaaggctggacccatTACTTTGTATGGAATGCAGTCCAATCCAGAATCAGAAGAGAACCACATTTGAGTGTAGGAGCTTCCCAGCCCTATGCCAAgcgtggtatagtggctaaagtgttggactgggagtcgggagatccgtgttctagtcctcattcggccatggaaacccactgggtgattctgggccagtcacagactctcagcccagcctacctcacagggttgttgttgtgaggctaaaatggaaaggcggattatgtacaccaccttgggttccttggaggaaagaaggcgggatataaatgcaatattaatattattgttaAGAATAGTAAGATCTGAGCGCCTCCAATACACAATGTTGGATACCCCTTCTAAAACAGGTTTTTAAGATGTCCCCTTCCCAAACTGTTATACTAGACTCCAATCCCAGCCTAAATTGCCGGCTCATGGACTTACGTCAGAAATTTTGGCTGCTCTCCTCAGGAAATGGAGTGGCAGTGGCCGGCCCAGGACAAAGTTAAGCTCTTTAAGGATGTTCTGCTCCATCGCACGGATCTGAGCGGCCTGGTATGCTCTGTCAGTTATGTAGACAAAGTCCAAAATACTCGGGGCATAGATCTCTTCGTATTTCGCAGCCAGGAGCATCGCCGTGACGCCGACCAACTGGAATTCCTTACGGGGGACAGGCCGGGCCTAGTGCGACACACAGACGTTTGGGCCTATCGCGCCACCGTCGGACACGGGCTTCTTTTTCGCGGTAGTGCGGTTGCAGTTCTCAAGGAACTAGTCAAGAGGCTGGTTCCTATGACCAGGTGGATGTTATTACAGTTTTGGTTATGAGGGCATCTTTGGGGGTCAAGACAGACAGAGGctctccgcccccccaccccacacacaatagTCCCAGAGGGACATGTTCTGCTATTTGGACCGTGCTAGAGGTCTACTTAGACCTAGCGAGAAATACAGATCATACCAGCAGTCAGTTCCAGTACACCTTTTTCAAAGCACTGATTGGGCAGAAACTAATCAATCATGATTCACTCTGATCTCCCATTGAGAGAGATTTAGGCCCGGGTTTAAGTCTCATGACTAGGCCATCGTTTCAACATCAGCCAGCTTCCCAGCCCAAGGCCTGCAGGGGCCTTCGGCCACTCTCAGGGCAGCCCCTCCCCCGGTGTCCCCTTGGCCTCTCCTGTACCTTCTGCCAGCAACGGGGCACTTTCCCACCACTATCAAGCTGCTCGGCGTAATGATCTCCAAGAGGCCGGTCCCGCTACTTAGGCTTTGCCAGAGGTGCAACTCCCAagaggctaaattctccatggttacacacagttttaattgtttttagttGCTTCTAAACAAAATAAATCTACCGGTTTTAATATAACAGTTCCATACATTTTTGGctatgtatattatttatgtttacactggtctgattttatctgtacgccgccctgtgatcccaataatatagggtgggatacaaatgtttaaataaataaataaaatacacaagcCCTCTGGAGCCGTTGAATGCCTCCAGTTCACTTCTTGTTCTTGAGGAACAAGGAAAGAGTTGTATACGCAGTCAGGCGCGTACACGAGTTCGGAAGCCCAACAACAGAGCGGGCTGGCTGGAGTAGCCTAGCATCCTTTCGAATGCCGCGCTCTGTGGTTTGGCTCTGAGCTTACACCTGCCCCTGCttgcctcctgcctgcctgcctgctgtccTCAGTCTGCCATGAGCTGGTCAAAGCTCAGTAAAAGCACCAGAGGCagagcaaggtggctgctgcttaAAGGTGAGGGGGCCCTCAACCTCAAGAAGAGGCTGCTCACTCCTGGCTTGGAGCTCTCTGCCCATGCAGGTAGGAACTTCTTCGCTGGCTCCCGCGGAAGCAGTAGCACCTTGGTGCTCAAAACAGGAGGCCGAAAGAGAGTTTCCTGTGAAGTTACACAGCTCAGGTCTCTCGGATGTGCTCTGGGCCACCACCAGCTTACTTGCAAGAAGCGATCCATGATGGTGACGCACATGTAGAGGGTCTCCTGCAGCAGCTGGAACCTCGCATGCACCTCCACCAGCCAGTCCACCAGAATGGCCCGCATGCGCCCATTGAGCTCTGTGCCTTCGAGGTACAAGGGAAACACGCACTGCTGCACCTGTTGAAGAGGGACGGCTTGTTTCAGAGCACGTCCCATGCTTGAGAGGCTTGGGAACAGGCCGAGGAGAAGAGCAACCAGAGCGgcggagccctgctggaccagaacaCAGCCCCGGCACAACAGCCCATGTCCAGCGGTTGGCTAGACAAAGCTTGCAGGCCCAGTGGAGGAGCAGCGGGTTCACCCCCCTCGCGTAACTACCTCAAGCTGCCTCAGGTAGCGATAGATGTCCTTCACGTAGTCACTGCACAGCTGGGGGTCCTCCCCGTCATCTGCATCAACGTCTTCTACATTGCTTTGCATCATCTCAGAGAATGCTTGGTACAGGTCCATTTCCATAGGGATGGGAACGGGATCCTAGTTTTTTAAAAGGGCGACAGCAGGAGCAAAGCCAAGACGCTCGGCGTGAGGTTCCGGAGGCCAGCTGCTGCCCCACAAGAAGCTGCGGCACCTGCACATGAGTTGCCTGACCGAGGTCACTTATGCCGCTTCCCCGGTCTGTCAAGAACCCAGCCCTCGCCTTCTTCCAAAGAACAAACTTGCAAGGTAGCTTTCTCAAGGATGCATGGAAAGCTTCTGGACTCAACAGGGGTCTGAATCTACACATGTCTTTCACTGACTGAGGATGGTCAAACTTATGCATTGGGGTCAAAAAAGTTGTGAAACCTTTGGGGATCAAGGACTGCATGTGTAACGTATAGAAAAATAGCATGTGTTTACAGCACATACTACTGTGACTTGCAAAGGGCACAGCTGCATCATTTTAATTCTCGTATGTTtgctttattcatttaaaacatttctaggctCCCTTTTAGGGCAGAAAacctcccatggcagcttgcaacattaacattcatcatcatcatcatcatgtaaaAACATGATATAGTAATAAGGTAGCAAACATTCATAAAACAGACACCAGCAACAAAACATTactaaaagcatacagtataactGCAGCTATAGAGCAGCTCAGTCCGGTAAAACATAGTCAGGGGAAGGCCAAAGAAAAGAAGTAGATCTTCTTTGGATCTTTAAACTCCACTTCAACTtgcagaggggagggaagagatggGCAACTGTGTGTGGTGGAAGAAGTCATAAAAACTATCTAGGGAAAAGCTGAACCACAGCCAGGCACCCCCAGGGACAGATGAAAAAGGAGGACCGCAAAGAGGAAGCGTGGCAGACATACAAGATAGAAGAAAAAATGAACTTACAAAAGGCTGAAGTAAATTTACCTCCAGTGCAGACAATGGTGAAAGTTGCACGTCTTCAATATTAGATGGTTTCTAAAAATGTCTAAATATATTTATGTCCCTGTTCTGTTCCCCCCTGTCCCCTCCTCACACCAGGCAGGGAAGCTCCGTACCCATAGGGAGGTTTTGATTGAATTTCTCCAACGATAGTGCCCTGTCCCTGCAAGAAATATCTTTTGAAATAGGGTtgattcaaaagcagtttgcaataCAGTGAAGGGGTCAGGATTCCCACTGGCCACGTAGCTCTCTGGGTTGCTGCCACTGTTGTCAAACTTAAGCGGAGAGATCTATTGCGCTTCCAAAAGAATGAGACCTACCAGCTTTGCCAGCCTGACTTCTTTTAACCCAAGACTGGGAAGGTTGTGTTTCGCTGCAGCATTTGTCAACCTGGAAAAGCCTTCAATGGTTGCTTGGGAATTCTCTGTTTTCTGCCGAGGGAAGACAGACCGTGAACAACTTATGGAGCTCAAGAACCAGCTCGGTAGAGCAACGGTGTTCACCTTGACTCCTCTGGGTCTTCGGGCTGCTATCTTGTTGCTGATTTGCCTCAAAGGGCTCCTTGTGCCATTCAGTTGCTTGCAGGCCTTGGCGTGATCTACTGGCACGCCACTCGCCACGTGATTTGTAATCTGCAAGAGATGGCTCAACGTGACTCCTCCAGTGGGGCAGCAGCCTCCACCAGTAAGCTGATTGTTTAGAGTTGGCCACCAAGATCCATGGTAAAAACCCTCAGAATTTTGCAGCATCACCCATTTTCTGCACCCTGAAAAACTGAACGCTGCAAAATCAGACACAGCATGTTTTTCCTTGTTTACACAAAacatccccccacacacacaaaaaaaaaagagtcaaagAGTTGTGCAAGTTTAGCAATGCCGGCACTTAAGCAAGCCACTGAAACACCACCCCAGCTAATGGAATTGCTATTGGTACTATACTCCCAGCTGGGAGATTTCCTGCGGGCCCATTTCCATGCATACCTTTCCAGCCACTAAGGGACAGAAGCTTTGACAAAAGCAACCAACATAACAAAAGCTTTGGTGCTGAAGAAAGTGAGTTCTGCACCCAGCGGCACGTCCTATCATCCAACGCACTCACACTTGTGATGGAATCAGGACATGCACAGACCCCCAAAATGCCCTGTGCCCCTGCACCCAGCACTTAATGGGCAAAGACTCCCTCTTCTGTTTTAGGGGAGCAGATCATCCACAGCACACACTTCATGAGGAGGCCTTATTATTAATatagctttttatactgtattttgtatttgtgcttttaacctgttggttgttttattatggttttaatttttgtgaaccgcccagagagcttcggctattgggcagtataaaaatgaaataaataaataaaataatatttatttatatagcaccatcaatgttcacggtgctgtacagaatgCCTACAATGTAACACGCAGAGCCCACGCCTGGGCCAGGGGGTCGAAAGGCACCCAGAGAAAGAACAGCAGCATTCACAACACAACAAAAGCTGCTAAAATGCACATGACACAGTTCTGTAGActagggaggaaaggaaaaaggaaaggaacctctcgtgcaaagcccttgagtcattgctgactcctagagggacgcctgctttcgctgacgttttcttggcagactttgtagcggggtggtttgccatggccttccccagtcgcggttacctttcccccagctagctgggtactcattttaccgagctcggaaggatggaaggctgagtcgacctgagccggctgcctgagaaccagcttccactgggattgaactcaggtcgtagggagagtttcggctgcagtaactgccacttaccactctgcgccacagcaggtgtcatttgtatgcatgtcgcacctggtgaaatttcctcttcatcacaacagttaaagctgcaggagctatactgcagctatactgtgaccagatttaaaagagggcagggcacctgcagctttaattgttgtgatgaagaggaaatttcaccaggttctccatatatacaaatgacatctgctgaaattctcctttcaatacaaccgttaaagatacaggagccctgtcctccttctcatatggtcaccctactatagacAGAGTCGTCCGGCGGACGGTTgggggctccccccaccccgagaggATGGTTTCACACCCCCAACTTTTGAGTGGCAAAGGCAGCACCACGGGGGGGCGGGGGTTGGCTTCTTGTGGGGAAGAGACCCCCCTGCAGGGGCAGAGGCAGTTGGctttgtattcattcatttattatttatttaatacatttttataccgcccaatagccgaagctctctgtattcTGGTTTCTTTACAAGCATACAGGCGGAAGTTCTCTTAACTTGGCACTCCCCAGGTGTGTcagaattacaactcccataatgctcAGCCAGCAGCACCAATGGCCaaggctcattattattattactactactactacaacaacatttactactactacatttatatgtcgccttttcctcttcctcttgcaaggagcccaaggcggctgCGGtggtcttccttctcctcctgctgctctcttgtgaggtaggttaggctgggagtcaacATCTGCCCCAGAGTGAGCTTCACAGCCGAGGAAGGACTAGAACCCGCGTCTCCACCGCCCCACTCCATCaccctaaccactgcaccacactgcgcCTCTCAGCaaccatgggagctgtagtccaacccacgtggagggcgtcaggttgggaaaggccggcCTGAGTGGAGGCGAACCACTGCTGCGCTCCTCGAAGCCACCCCCCAGCCCGCCAGAGACCTCTCTCCTCAGGAGACCTCTCCTCCTTCCTCGGGCGACCTAAGCGCTGGTTGTGTGAACCGGCTCTCGGGCAGCACAACGCCGGCAGACGTTGCGCGACCCCTCCAGCCACGACGCGCCTCACGGGAAACCATTCACACGTTCACTTGAGCGTCCACAGAGAATGACGAGCGGCGCTTGCGTGAAGGAGCAGGGCGCCAAAGCCGGAGCGGGGAACTCCGGcgagcctccagtgacagggaGTCCCTCTGGCGGCTCCCCTTTCACCCAGCCCACGACTCACCAGCCGGTCCCGCAGGTTCGCCATGACCGCGACTCGCCTCACCACTTTCCCTCAAGTACTACGGGGCCGCCGCGTCGGCCTTCAAAAGACAGCCCGGCCACGCCGCCATTGGCCCTCCGCGCCGCCCGTGGCCCGCCCGATTGGCTGTTGCGCTCTTGTCCCCGCCCCGCGTTGCCAAGACGACTTGGGCCTACGCCTGGGAGGAGCCTGAGGCGCCCGAGCCTTTGAGGTATCGCGGTATGTGCGCAAGGcgctatgggaattgtagtcattCTGGGGACGCGagggagaggcgcttcttggtgGGATGCACGCAGCTGACAAAACCGCCCGCAAAGTGGCCTGGGCAGAAACGAAGCAATCcctgtggccatgctggcttggggctgctgggacttgtaatccaaaacatgtggggggcaccaggtcggggaaggctggtctacactgactggggGCAGCAGCGGCCCAGAACTTCAGCGTGCTGCCACTTGGCATGCAGAATCCCACTTTCCCCAGGTGTCTCCTGAAGCACAGGGGACGGGTACTAGCCGAAGGCTGCAAGCCGCAACATGCTTACAACAAAGCGAGCCCAACAGAAACCTGCACTCAGGGTTGGGCTGGCAAAAACGATACCAGTCTTTATTTACTTTGTTGCAAGTGCAGACTGCTGGAGAATGAGTCCCATTCCCCACAAAACAGGGTGATACAAAACATGGTTCAAATTAGCCCTAAATGAAAATCGTAAGACTGGAATGTCTTTCTTAGAAGTAGATCTGTCATTTCAGCACCTACAAtagttagtgtttttttttttaaagacatttcctatcaccataaggactagaaacttgctttattttaaagaatCCCTCAGCTGAGGCTCCCCACATTCATTCAACTACAACTCAGGATTTTGAAGGCAAGACTGCCAAGAGGCAGTACTGCTGCGATTAGCTCTACGAATGCAGAGGGCAGCTGCTACACCTTCTTCCAGGTTCCCCTCTGGTCTCCTTGCTCACCCGTCTTTTTCTACTATCCTGCAGACCACAGcaaggggtgtggggaggggagacataGTAAGACCAGTGAAAGAACAAGATAGGAATTTGAAAAGCTACTTCCAGTCTCAGTGCATTTA
Coding sequences:
- the CCNB2 gene encoding LOW QUALITY PROTEIN: G2/mitotic-specific cyclin-B2 (The sequence of the model RefSeq protein was modified relative to this genomic sequence to represent the inferred CDS: substituted 1 base at 1 genomic stop codon): MCRCRSFLWGSSWPPEPHAERLGFAPAVALLKNXDPVPIPMEMDLYQAFSEMMQSNVEDVDADDGEDPQLCSDYVKDIYRYLRQLEVQQCVFPLYLEGTELNGRMRAILVDWLVEVHARFQLLQETLYMCVTIMDRFLQARPVPRKEFQLVGVTAMLLAAKYEEIYAPSILDFVYITDRAYQAAQIRAMEQNILKELNFVLGRPLPLHFLRRAAKISDPSAESYLLAKYLMELTLLDYEMVHYNPSEIAAAALCLSLKVLSQGQWNLKLRYYTGYEEESLSPVMEHIAKNVVRVNKNLTRQVAVKKKYSSSKFLRISTIPQLNSSAIKDRAACLLGESRQLLCECKPCSM